The genomic DNA CGACTGAACTGAGTTGTTATTCACTGCCTCCCCTGCTGATACGGGCAGGTAGATAGCGTTTCCGTTGGCTTCCAATGAGGGAATGTGTGCAGCTACTTCTTTGGCTGCAACTGGCCATTTAGCTTCAAGCCCAGGCACTTGCGAAACTGCTGTTGGTTCCACGATGACAGGATTTTCAGGCGCGCTCGCTGAAGAGACGGCTTGGGACTCCAGCTTTGTGGCCGCGAATTTTATCTCAGTTTCAGATAGAACAGGGATTGTTGATGCTGCTTTTTGAGCGCCAACAGGTGCTGCTGCTTGGGCTTGATCGCTTTGTCGAGTCACCAAAAGGCTGGTTGCACCCATTGAGATAGCCAAGCCAATCATTGCTGCTTGGGTTCCGGAACGGCGGGTTGTTTTATGAGTGATATCATTTGACGGATCGACCGATACACCATCACTTTTAGGGTTATTTTTCAACACAGCCTTTTCTCTACTTTTTAATGCTCGTTTCAAAGACGACCTCCTATGATCACGCTTCGCTTAACTGACCTTGATTTTTGGGTTGAATATTAATCCATGATTGAGATCACATCAAACGACATATCAAGATCACATTCAACAGAGATACTTAGGCAAGATTAACCTGGTTCTCTGATTTAGACAAGTTTATTTTTTGCGGGTAAACTTAAAAGTTTGGCTTTGATTCGTCTGTTATCACTCCTCACAAAACCTTTGCTTGTTAATTTTTTCAGTTTTCGCACTGCTGCTGTTCAGGCTGGAACTAAACAAATATGATAGCTTTGCTAAGTCCAATTTTGCTGTTAGCATTTGTGCTAGTGCGCCCTCTAAAAAAAACTAAATGTTCCTACTTTAGATATTTTCTAAGTTTTTTTATCTAATCCGTCTTATCAAGTGGAGACTTTACTCTTTTTATTTCCCAAAAAACAACCGTACAACTTTAGACCCTATTATTTCGTTGATAATTGTGTTTTAGGTTACAAATACCTGGGATGCTTGATGGTAAATGCTTTGGTTGATTGTATCTCCTGGATAGATAAATTTTCAATTTATTAAAATCTATCATTCTTATTTGGTATGGGTTCAAAGTTGCTATACAAATTTCTTATATTAAAATGAACGAATGAGTTGACTGTTTTGGATATTCTTTCTTCTGTATTTAAATATTGGCTGTACCCTGGAAATAGCTAAGTGTTTTTACTGAAGATATTGCCAGGGCATGAATAGGAAAATCCTGTTTTTTCTATTACCAATAAGTGTTTTTACTCATGGCTATATTAACTATTGTAAATAACCTAGCTGTCGTCGGCATTCAAACAAGCTGATAGCCACACTTACGGAGAGATTTAAGCTGCGAACTCCGGGTTCATTCATGGGAATGTAAAGTGTGGAATCGCAGATGGAGAGGACGTTGCCAGGTAAACCATTGGTTTCACTCCCAAATAATAACCAGTCATCTTCTTGAAATTGGTATTTGGTGTAGTTTTCTGTGCCACGAACACTAAAACCTAACAATCTACCTCCACGCTGCTGATGAATGATTTGGAATGCTGCTGGGGATTCGTGATAGTGCAGTTTTACGTAGGGCCAATAATCTAATCCTGCTCTTTTGAGGTAGCGATCGCTAATTTCAAATCCCAAGGGACCGACTAAATGTAGTTCTGTGGCTGTGGCAGCACAAGTACGGGCTATATTGCCTGTATTTGGAGGTATTTGCGGGTTTACTAGGACTACCTGGGGCATATCAAAATTAAAAATTCTTAACTCAAAAGTCTACTAAAAGCTTGATAGCTAAGGGCATGATGAAGTTTGATGGATACGATACAATCTATCATCTCTAGAGAAAAACCCATAGGTTTTATTAATAGGTTAGAAAAAGTCAAGAAAGATTAGATTTTCTAAACCTAAAATGTATGGATCAGGATGCAAATATTGTATATTTAGTCACTAATAGGGTGAACAAAAAAAAGTCTTGTTTGCAGGAGTCAGGGGTATGGCTAAGGCCACGCTTTGCTATCAGCAATTAGAGTCAAGATGATTAACTCTTGCCTTTTGTCTGTCACCTGTCACCTGTTTGTTTTTTATTAACCTACTTCAGAAGGACACAATAGCTTATTTTCTAGTTCCAGTTCCCATTCTTGGGTAGCTTGAATAGCTTGGTTGATAACACGGCCAGCATCAACACCAACTTTGTGTAACTGTAACCACTGTTGAGCTTCGTTACCTTCACGGAGAATTTTTTCTAGGGGGGAGAGAAAACATCTAAAACCTTGTTGTTTGGCTATATCCCAAACGTCTTGATATAGCTGTTGAATCCAATCTCTGGCGAGGATGGTACTACCATCTTGCCAGTGCTGTAATTGGGCATCAAGGCTGTTTGTGGCTGCTGCTATTTCATTTTTGGTGGTTAATGCTATGAGTTCTGCGTGGGAAAAACTGCTTTGAGTTAAGGGATCTATATGGGGGTTATCAATAATTTGTATCAATCTTGCTTCCAGTAGAGCGGTAATTGCTAATAATGAAATGGGATCTGCTACTAAATCACAAATTCGCAGTTCTAGACGATTCAGATTGTAGGGACGGAGATCGCCATTTGGTCTCACTGATGTCCACAAATGCCGGACATTTTGCATTGTCCCCGCTTTTAATTGTGCTTCTACCCATTCGATGTGATCCGCATGACTAGCAAATAACGGTACATAACTAGGAGTTTGGGGAAATAGTCTCCAACGGGTGGAATGATAACCAGTGGCTTGTCCGTCTAAAAATGGTGATGAGGCACTCAAAGCTAGGAAAAGTGGCGCTTCCATGCGAATGACTCGACAGGCACGCATTAATACTTCTGGGTCGCTAATACCAATGTTGATATGTACACTGGCGGTAACGACTTTTGTGCCGTAGGTTTGCTCAATGTAATCATGGTAAGGGTTGGTAGGATCAGAACGATAAAAGCGATCGCTCCTACCCAAAGAAAGGGTACTTCCTGGTATTAATGTATAATTATTCAATCGCTGCAAATATTTACGCAACTGTTGCCGAGGACGCAACAAACCACATAATTGATTTTCATAGCTGGTAGATGGCTGGGTTACGTATTCCACATTACGGCTATCAGGCTCACGCATAAATCCCTGTAAATCCGCAACAATTTGGTCGGAGAGACCGATGATTTCACCTTGAGGTGTGCCAGTATACATTTCAATTTCAAAGCCTTTTGTTAAGACCACGTTATTTTGCTCCTTGGCTCTCCTAATTTTCATAAATTGTATCAAATTTAACGATTTTTTGCATTGGAGAGGTAGGAAGAGTTGAAAATAATTTAATAATCTAGATCAATTTTAATTTTGAATTATTTCTTCCCGTGCTAAAGCGATATTTTCATTTGATAATTCACATAATTCTGTTAGATAAATTTTGCCTTGTTTAAGTAAAGAATTTATCTTTTTTGATGCAGGTTTTAAAATTTCCTCCCCTTTACAAACTTGAATGTTAAAAATATCTTCCTTAGCATTAAAAATAACCAATAAATCTAAGGATTGCCAAATATTTTTAGTTGGAGGTATTACCTGAAAATCAGTAACAATTTTACCCTGTTCTGGTACATGAAACGTTAAATCTGAATCTTTAACTATATTTTGTATTTTTTCAATTTCTAAGGCTGAAATATTTATACTTTTATCCGATATTTTTACAACCTTAGTTAAATCAGGTAATTTCATAGAAACATCATCTAAATATTCAGATTGAAAAATGACAGATTCTTCTAAAGCATCACAAATTGCATAAACTGTCACAGTATAAGGTGGTTGAGGTACAGTACCTTTTTCATAAAATAAACGACCTTCATTGGTTACTGTAATAGTTGAGTCTAATGATAGTGTTTGTAATGACTGAAGAGTAGCAATAGTATTATTCACAAATACAGCATCAAGACCGAGTACAGATGCTAACTCTGTGGATGTAGGTGGTGGGTCAAATTCTAAACCCGCACGAATAATAAACTCTTCTAAAACATTGAATTGACGAGGTTCTTTAATAGTCAATTCTACAGTGTTTTGGAATAAATTGTACCGAAATTGCCGAGCGGTAAAAACAGATAAATCTGGATTTTTTGTTTCTATTTCTAAAACGACATTTTTAAGATGCTCATCAATATGACGATTAACAGAAACTGGAAACATCAATCAATCCTCCATGAGAATTAACAACTTTTGCTATTTGGGAATACATTCCCCCCACGATACCAGGTTTACTGGTAAATAAATCATGACAACCAACAATTACTAATAATTCTTGAGCGCGAGAAAAAGCCACATTTACCCGTTCTGATTTATTTGCAAATCCCACATCACCTTGAGAATTATTCCTCACCATACTAACTATAACTACAGGTCTTTCCATACCTTGAAATCTATCAACTGTTCCGGTTCTAATTTGCAAAGAAGGGAAATTCTCCGGTTGTAAGCGTTCATCAATTTTGCGTAATTGAGCGCCATAAAATGTAATTACTGCGATTTCTTTTTTGGTTTCACCTTTAGTAATTTGATGACTCCAAGCATTTTCAAAATTTTGACAGATTTTCTCAATGATATCAATTTCTTGAATGTTAAAAAACGAAGTTCCTAATTTTTCTTCTTGAAATTCATTCTCTTTGGGGGTTTTTACCCAAATTAGATGATGTTCTGGTTTAATAATTTCCCCTGCTAAATTATGAGCGCGTTTTTTATCAGGTTCTAAAAGTCCACATTCTAATTTACCATCATAAAATTGATTTATTGCTCCCATAATATTGGGGTGCATTCGATATTGAGTATTCAGCATTTGTTTAATGCTATTATCAGCGGTTTCAAACTGAAACTTAAATAATGATTCTTCTAAAAATCGCATTTCATCTCTAGTGTTACCTAAATTTTCAGCAACTTCTTCTACTGTGCTAGTATCTAACATTGGTGGTAGTTGTTTGTGGTCTCCTACCATGACTAATTTTTTTGCTTTTAAAGCTGGTATTAATAGTTCTGGAGGTGTACATTTACTAACTTCGTCAATGATGACAACATCAAAATATTGAAATTCTTCTGAGAAGTTATAATTTGCAGCTTGAACACAGGTAATACCGACGACGTTAGCATTATCTAAATAAATTTGTCGTAAATCATGACTATCTCTTTCTGATGGTTGACGGATTTTTATAATCCAATCCTGAATAAAGTTTTCATATCTTTGTAAGTATTTTTCTGCTTTTTCTTGTTCTTGTTTCCAGGTTTTAAATTGTTTTTTTATTTGATTTAGAAATTCTAAGTTATGGATATCATTTCCTGGATTTGCTATTTTCAATTTAAGTGGTATTTTTTGCCAAGTTTCATCCCACCATTCTCTTTCTGTAATTAGTTCTTCAGGAACGTTAGATTTTAATTGTTGTTCTAATGCTTGTAACTTAGTTCGGGAATCTTCTACTACTTTCAGAGAACTTATAGCTGATTTTCTGATTGTTAATAACTCTTTTTTAAATATGTTGTGAATATTTTCGAGGATAGCAAAAGTATTTAGGGAAGAAGTGATAGTTTCAATTTGATTGATACAACTTTGCCAATGTTTGATTTTACTACTAAATTCTTGATACTGTTCCCAGATTTTTGACTGTTTTTCTAAATATTCCTGTGCTAACTGGTGTAATTTTGGTAGTGTGTTAGGTTGTTTAACGATTGCTGCTAAAATATTGGCTATTTTCTCAAGTTGTAAATTTGCATCTTGACTAGCTTTTTCTACTTGAGTTTGTGTTAATAATATTTGTTCTTGGGTAACTTCACTATTTGGTTGTATATCTAATTGCTGTTGTTGAATTGTTAGAATATTTAATTGTTGTTGTGCTTCTGCTTTTAGTTTTATAACACATTTCCTGGCATTTTCAAGAATAATATCTCTTAATTCTTGGGTAATTCTAGTGATAGTAGAGTCAATGTTTTTTAATTCATAAACTCGACTATATTTTTTTTGGAGTTTAGTGATAAAAGCTTGGGTGTTTTCAACTAATAATTTACGCTGTTTGGAGGTGAGTAATTGATAGTTTTCAAATTCTTGATAAATTTCTTGCCATTGACTACGTTCATTTTTTTCTAAAATTATGGGAATTTGATTAAATGTTTGTTGCAGAAAATAACTAAAATGATACTGTTTACCTAATCTATCACTAAAGTTGCCATCTATTTCATAGACAATGGCTTTTTTTATTACCTCCCATTCTGGTAATTTAATTTGATAATTTTTAGGAACTATTGTCAATTTTAAATTACTAGCAAACATCAATAAACCCAAGGGTAAATTTAAGGCATTTTCCATCAGCGGTAAATCATTTTGCTGACAGTCTCTTACAACTTGATAAATCTGTTTATCTGCTGTGTTTTTCCATTCCTTAACTGCTTCAATAATATAATCAATTTCTCGTTGACGGTTTTCCCAAATTTTAATTGTTGGTAATAAGGTTTGTCCCTGATTTAGAAAATTTTGATATTCGGTTTGTAATTGTTGTAAATGCTGAGAACTTTCTTGAAAAACTTTAACTAAGTTAACTAATTCTGTCATTTCTATAACCGCATCATTAGCATAATTGAAAGCAGGTTGAAATTCTCCAATTTCTTTAACTACGGTTTCTTGTAACCAAATTGTTAAACCAAATACTCCACGTTCAGGACGTACAAAATTTAATTCATCTACATATTTAATCACTTCACAGACATTTTCCCTGAATTTTTCTACTAAATCATTTTTCTGAGTATAAGGTTGTAGACGAGGTAAAAATTCTTTAATTTCTGCATCATCCCAGTTGATATCTTGGGAATTTTTTAATAGGTTTTTTAATCCTTCACTTATTTCTGAGATGGTATTTTGATGATTTAATAATTGCTGATAATTATTTTCTTCCTTTTTACATAGTTCTGCTAATTCAACTTTTTCTAATTTTAATTGTTGTTGCTGCTGATTAAATTCTGTTTCTAATTTAAAATAATCGCTAAACCGCTGTGATGATTTTACTAACTGACTGAGAATAGTTATATTTTCTCGACTTTGACTAAGATTATTTTCGCAGTAATTAGCAGTATTTTCTAACCATTTATTAATTACTTGGTCTTCTAAAAAAGCTTGTCCTTCTTCTGCTACTTTTTCAGCTTTTCCTTTTCTAATAGCACGAATTACGGGGTTATGAACTAATCTACTTAAAGCATTATCTACTGCTAAATTAGCTTGGGATGTAATTAATGTCCGACCACCACGTAAAGCAATTTGATAACAAATTTCAGCAATTACGGTGGTTTTACCTGTACCTGGTGGACCTTGAATTAAAACTAAATCTTCTGCTGCTAATACTTTTTCCACTGATGCTTTTTGTCCAGGATTTGCAGCAGATAATAATAAATCCTGTGATTGTAATGTTAGAGTTTTTTTAATAGGTCTAGCTTGGGAAGCATCAAAGAGAAAATCACCTAAATAGGGGTTTTGGGTACGTCCTTGTCTTAATTGTTCTAGGGCTTTTTCTTTACGTTGAATTTGTTTAATATCACCGAGTGCATCAAAAAATAAATATCCTTGATTTGGTAGTTGATAATTGCCATTATTGATAAATTCTACTAAGTCTCGGTCAATTCTAATATTAATTAAATTATTTTTATGATCTATTTTTTCAATAGTTCCTAGTTGACGACTGGTATAACGGTTTCTTTCTGTGGGGATAGATTCAGAAAATTTGATATCTTGATTTTTAGCGTTTTTTACCCTTAACCAAAAGTTATCTGCTTGTAAATAATTTCCTGTATTACCATCAAGAGTGGCTGATTCTATATTTATTTTAACTGTAATTTCTTTCTTTTTCTGATTATATTTTAAATCAAAAAATCTGACACAAAATTGTCGGGATTTAGCAATTCTTTCTTCGACTTTTAAAAATGCTTTCCATGCTTTTAGTTGATCATCTGTGGGTACATGATTTCCACAGATGGGCATTTTGGCAATTTGTGTTATTTGTTTAGGAGGAATATTAATTACATCATAGGAATTAGGAATTAATTGTAAGCAAAAAGATACAGCATAAGCGTCATCATTTCCCCGGATGGTTGGTAATAAATAAATTGAGAGGATTTTTAAGCCACCGCTGCCATTTTTTTTGACTGCTGCTCTTAAACCCAAGGTTTTTTTAAGTTCTTTGAGTCTTTTTGGTAGTGGGAATTCACTATTATCTGTAGCTATGGTTAAATCTAAAATTTCTTCTCCTGTTTCCTTTCCTGCACCTTGACGACGCAGATAAAATATCACAGGTTTTTTACCCACACATTCAAATATTAATTCATGAGCGCGTTCTTTTCGTTCCCGAAAATCTGTATATGCTGTAATGGCATTTTGTCCTTCAAAGTGACGAATTAAGTTATCAATTGTGGAATTTATTAAGGTGTAACCCCATGTTTCTGATTTTTGTTTTTTGGGCATGAGTAATCTTGTGTTTGTAGGTTTATAAATGAAATTGATGATATACTTGGTTGGCGGCTCGATGTAGTAGAGAATGCCTCCAAACTAGGGATTTCATATCATCTGCATAACCACCACCAATTACACAAGCTACGGGATAACCTGCTTGAATACAGGTGGTTAAAACCTGCATTTCTCTTTTAAAAATCCCCGTATCTGTGAGGGCTAATTTACCTAGTTTATCATCTATGTGGGTATCAACTCCAGCATCATAAAAAACTATATCTGGTTTAATTTCTGATAATAAATCTGGCAGGTAATTAGCCAGGGTTTGTAAGTAAATATCATCTTCCGTTCCTAATACTAAAGGGACATCTAAATCACTTTTTTGTTTTGTACCTGGGAAATTTTCTTGACAGTGCATAGAAAAGGTAAAAACACTTTCATCCTTGGCAAAAATTAAGGCTGTACCATCGCCTTGATGTACATCTAAATCTACAATTAATATTTTTTGAGCAAGTCCTAATTTTTGTAAAACTCGCGCGGCGATCGCTAAATCATTAAAAATACAAAAGCCTGATCCATAATCAGGAAAAGCATGATGAGTTCCCCCAGCGGTATTGCAAGCTAAACCTTGTTGAATGGCTAATTTAGCTGTTAATATTGTTCCCCCTACTGCCACACAGGTACGATTTACTAAAGCTGGACTCCAAGGTAAACCTATGCGCCTTTGTGCTTTATAATCTAATTTTCCCTCACAGTAAGCCTGTACATAGTCGGGGATATGAACTAACTCAATTAATTCTGATGAAGGACGCTCAGGAAAATGAAATTGCTCTGGATATGCTACCCTATTACCTAACAGCAATTCATATAATTGTTGAAATTTGGACATAGGAAAACGATGACCAGGGGGGAGGGGTGCAATATAATCTGGATGATAAATAATTGGCAGATCCATTATCCTAATGCTTACTAATTTTTTGTTGTCAATTCCTAAATAAATAATGATGATTCAATGGATTATACCACTAGCCTTTATCTGTGCTGGAATAATAGCGGGGCTAATTGGTGAAAAAGTTATTTTCAAAAAACTGAAAACATTTGTCACTGAAAAAGAAGTTCCTGGCAGCGATATTATATTTCAAGCACTGCACAGAATGACTTTTGTTTGGTTTGTTTTAGCAGGTTTTTTCTGGGCTATTCTTGGTTCTCCTGTCAGACCAGATATTGCTAATGCTTTTCAAAAAATCCTCACGATTATTTTCCTATATTCAGTCACGTTAGTTTTAGCAAGATTAACATCGGGATTTGTTAATTTATTAGTTAGAAGAACTGAAGGAGTGCCTACTTCATTACTTTCTAATTTAGCAAAGATTGCAGTTTTAATTTTAGGAACATTGATTCTTTTACAAACTGTGGGAGTGCAAATTACTCCTATAGTTACAACTTTAGGAATTGGTGGTTTAGCTGTAGGTTTAGCCCTCCAAGATACATTAGCTAATTTATTTTCTGGGTTTTATTTAGTGATTTCTCAGCAGGTAAGAACAGGAGATTATGTCAAGTTAGATGATGGCAATCAGGGTTATATCACAGATATTAACTGGCGAAATACAACTATTAGAGAAATTTCTAATAATGTGATTATTGTTCCTAATTCTAAGTTGGCTTCGGCAATTTTTACAAATTATCATTTACCTGCTAAAGAAATAACTTTAACTCTGAATGTGGGTGTTAGTTACGACAGTGATTTGGAATTGGTGGAAAGGGTGACAGTAGAAGTAGCTAAAGAAGTTATGCAAGAAATTGCACCGGAACTAATTGCAAATGAGCCTTATATGAGGTTTCATACTTTCAATGATTTCAGTATAGACTATACACTTTATATGCGGGTAAGTGAATTTTTTGATCAGCGTATTGGTAAACATTTGTTAGTAAAAAAGTTACACAAACGCTATCACCAAGAAGGTATTCAAATTCCCTTTCCCATCCGAGATATTAATCTTCACGGTAACTGAATTAACTTAGCTATCTCCCCTATGTTCTCTTAGTAGGGGATGCAATTTATGATCATAATTATTATGGTGATTGGGGTTTCTTTTTAAGCTCATCACAAACAATCAGCAGGGAAGAAATAGAAAATATTGATATTCCTGATCACCTAAATCATCTCACCCATGAAACTTTATTACGAGTCTTTAAAATTCATCAGCAAATAGCAGCATTTCGGCATATAGATGTTAACACGATTTTTACTTAACTATCGGTTTAATAGCATATTGTGAGGGAAAATCTGCTACTTCCCCAGCACTGGCCATTGCTCTATATATTAAAGCACAAACTTCTGCTCTGGTTGCTAATTTTGCAGTGTTCAGGGATTTTTGATTAGGGTAGTTAATAATTACGCCGTTTTCTGTTAATGAGGCGATAAAATTTTTATGTTCATTTCTGATACTGGAAGCATCACTATAAACTGATAAGGTTTGTTTTGTTGCACCTGTAACTTTATAATTTAAGGCTTTGGCTAAGGTGATTAAAACATCTAGACGTTTAAGTTTTTGCGTGGGGTTGAATTTCCTAGTATTTAATACTGTAAAAAATCCCATTTCATAGGTTTCTTTAATAGCATCATAAGCCCAATAATCTTGAGGTACATCTTGAAAACTAATTGCTTTTCTAACTTTACTTTTAATAAATACTTTTTGTAAAATTGCTGCTAATTGAGCGCGGGTAACTGGAGCATTAGGACGAAATGTACCATCGGGATAACCACCAATTATTTCCATAGCGGCTAATTCTGCAATGTAATCTTTAGCCCAGTGCTTTTCGGAAATATCAGAAAAGTTAACTTGAATATTTTTAGCTACACCAACTTGGCGATATTTACTCAATAATTGACTGAGTTGATATGTAGGATTGTTAGTTAGTTCTGTTAAAGTTACTAATGTTCCGGGAATTGATGTTAAAGCTTGTGCGATGTTGGGAATGTAGGTACTAATTGATTTACCAGCTAAGGTAAATTCGCCTTCTCTAAAAGTAATGGGGTAAATAGAATTCTTGGCAACATCTGCAAAACCAGCAGCTTGGTATTGAGTAATATTTATATTTTCGGAACTGGTAAGAAAGGTAACTTCTTGATCTTTTAATTCTGTAAAATAGTCGAAATAGGTAGTAGTATTTTTATCAACTATGCTGTCTTCATTGGCATCTACTCCATAGAAAACTCTCACTACTTGATAGTCGCTAGGGTTGGCTGATAAAATTACATTTACTGCGGTATGATCTGGTAAACAAGCGAATTCTGTATAGCCAATAAATTTGTTATTAGTATCATATAATCTGACAACGATGCGATCGCCTAATTTAAAACCATTCACAAATTTGGCTTTCTGTTTGATTTTATATTTATAATCCCCCAAAAATCTTTCCTTGTGATATGTTTCCCCGTTTTTGGCTTTAATAGATATCCGGGCAATTACTTCGGAAACTGTACCTCCCGGTTGCCAGATATACATTGTAAATCCTGATTTTTCTCTTTTTACAGATGGCGTTGCACTGACATCTTCTGCATCCGTGGATGTGCTATCTATATCTAATTGTGGTACAGGATTTCTTTGTGTTAATAATTGCTGATAACTAGATTTGATCGGAACTGTAGCAGATAGAGCAGATAAATCTGATGCTGCCAAAGTATCATCTGTTGATGACAAGACCAAAAGAGAAAATGAAGCAATAAATATTTTTTTAAAGTGGATTAACTTACTTAAATTCATAGTATTTTATTTGACAAAATTACAATTCACTTAGATGATTTTATGGCTGATAAAGTTCCTGTACAGAATTATTTTTTGATACCAGGTTAACTTTACATATCCCAGTGTACGCCTTATGTGGCGTTTATTATCATAATTTTGTCTAGAATGCCAGGAGGATTACTATAAGAAAATAATA from Okeanomitos corallinicola TIOX110 includes the following:
- a CDS encoding tRNA (cytidine(34)-2'-O)-methyltransferase; its protein translation is MPQVVLVNPQIPPNTGNIARTCAATATELHLVGPLGFEISDRYLKRAGLDYWPYVKLHYHESPAAFQIIHQQRGGRLLGFSVRGTENYTKYQFQEDDWLLFGSETNGLPGNVLSICDSTLYIPMNEPGVRSLNLSVSVAISLFECRRQLGYLQ
- the gshA gene encoding glutamate--cysteine ligase, producing MVLTKGFEIEMYTGTPQGEIIGLSDQIVADLQGFMREPDSRNVEYVTQPSTSYENQLCGLLRPRQQLRKYLQRLNNYTLIPGSTLSLGRSDRFYRSDPTNPYHDYIEQTYGTKVVTASVHINIGISDPEVLMRACRVIRMEAPLFLALSASSPFLDGQATGYHSTRWRLFPQTPSYVPLFASHADHIEWVEAQLKAGTMQNVRHLWTSVRPNGDLRPYNLNRLELRICDLVADPISLLAITALLEARLIQIIDNPHIDPLTQSSFSHAELIALTTKNEIAAATNSLDAQLQHWQDGSTILARDWIQQLYQDVWDIAKQQGFRCFLSPLEKILREGNEAQQWLQLHKVGVDAGRVINQAIQATQEWELELENKLLCPSEVG
- a CDS encoding AAA domain-containing protein → MPKKQKSETWGYTLINSTIDNLIRHFEGQNAITAYTDFRERKERAHELIFECVGKKPVIFYLRRQGAGKETGEEILDLTIATDNSEFPLPKRLKELKKTLGLRAAVKKNGSGGLKILSIYLLPTIRGNDDAYAVSFCLQLIPNSYDVINIPPKQITQIAKMPICGNHVPTDDQLKAWKAFLKVEERIAKSRQFCVRFFDLKYNQKKKEITVKINIESATLDGNTGNYLQADNFWLRVKNAKNQDIKFSESIPTERNRYTSRQLGTIEKIDHKNNLINIRIDRDLVEFINNGNYQLPNQGYLFFDALGDIKQIQRKEKALEQLRQGRTQNPYLGDFLFDASQARPIKKTLTLQSQDLLLSAANPGQKASVEKVLAAEDLVLIQGPPGTGKTTVIAEICYQIALRGGRTLITSQANLAVDNALSRLVHNPVIRAIRKGKAEKVAEEGQAFLEDQVINKWLENTANYCENNLSQSRENITILSQLVKSSQRFSDYFKLETEFNQQQQQLKLEKVELAELCKKEENNYQQLLNHQNTISEISEGLKNLLKNSQDINWDDAEIKEFLPRLQPYTQKNDLVEKFRENVCEVIKYVDELNFVRPERGVFGLTIWLQETVVKEIGEFQPAFNYANDAVIEMTELVNLVKVFQESSQHLQQLQTEYQNFLNQGQTLLPTIKIWENRQREIDYIIEAVKEWKNTADKQIYQVVRDCQQNDLPLMENALNLPLGLLMFASNLKLTIVPKNYQIKLPEWEVIKKAIVYEIDGNFSDRLGKQYHFSYFLQQTFNQIPIILEKNERSQWQEIYQEFENYQLLTSKQRKLLVENTQAFITKLQKKYSRVYELKNIDSTITRITQELRDIILENARKCVIKLKAEAQQQLNILTIQQQQLDIQPNSEVTQEQILLTQTQVEKASQDANLQLEKIANILAAIVKQPNTLPKLHQLAQEYLEKQSKIWEQYQEFSSKIKHWQSCINQIETITSSLNTFAILENIHNIFKKELLTIRKSAISSLKVVEDSRTKLQALEQQLKSNVPEELITEREWWDETWQKIPLKLKIANPGNDIHNLEFLNQIKKQFKTWKQEQEKAEKYLQRYENFIQDWIIKIRQPSERDSHDLRQIYLDNANVVGITCVQAANYNFSEEFQYFDVVIIDEVSKCTPPELLIPALKAKKLVMVGDHKQLPPMLDTSTVEEVAENLGNTRDEMRFLEESLFKFQFETADNSIKQMLNTQYRMHPNIMGAINQFYDGKLECGLLEPDKKRAHNLAGEIIKPEHHLIWVKTPKENEFQEEKLGTSFFNIQEIDIIEKICQNFENAWSHQITKGETKKEIAVITFYGAQLRKIDERLQPENFPSLQIRTGTVDRFQGMERPVVIVSMVRNNSQGDVGFANKSERVNVAFSRAQELLVIVGCHDLFTSKPGIVGGMYSQIAKVVNSHGGLIDVSSFC
- a CDS encoding histone deacetylase, producing MDLPIIYHPDYIAPLPPGHRFPMSKFQQLYELLLGNRVAYPEQFHFPERPSSELIELVHIPDYVQAYCEGKLDYKAQRRIGLPWSPALVNRTCVAVGGTILTAKLAIQQGLACNTAGGTHHAFPDYGSGFCIFNDLAIAARVLQKLGLAQKILIVDLDVHQGDGTALIFAKDESVFTFSMHCQENFPGTKQKSDLDVPLVLGTEDDIYLQTLANYLPDLLSEIKPDIVFYDAGVDTHIDDKLGKLALTDTGIFKREMQVLTTCIQAGYPVACVIGGGYADDMKSLVWRHSLLHRAANQVYHQFHL
- a CDS encoding mechanosensitive ion channel domain-containing protein produces the protein MIQWIIPLAFICAGIIAGLIGEKVIFKKLKTFVTEKEVPGSDIIFQALHRMTFVWFVLAGFFWAILGSPVRPDIANAFQKILTIIFLYSVTLVLARLTSGFVNLLVRRTEGVPTSLLSNLAKIAVLILGTLILLQTVGVQITPIVTTLGIGGLAVGLALQDTLANLFSGFYLVISQQVRTGDYVKLDDGNQGYITDINWRNTTIREISNNVIIVPNSKLASAIFTNYHLPAKEITLTLNVGVSYDSDLELVERVTVEVAKEVMQEIAPELIANEPYMRFHTFNDFSIDYTLYMRVSEFFDQRIGKHLLVKKLHKRYHQEGIQIPFPIRDINLHGN
- a CDS encoding S-layer homology domain-containing protein, with amino-acid sequence MNLSKLIHFKKIFIASFSLLVLSSTDDTLAASDLSALSATVPIKSSYQQLLTQRNPVPQLDIDSTSTDAEDVSATPSVKREKSGFTMYIWQPGGTVSEVIARISIKAKNGETYHKERFLGDYKYKIKQKAKFVNGFKLGDRIVVRLYDTNNKFIGYTEFACLPDHTAVNVILSANPSDYQVVRVFYGVDANEDSIVDKNTTTYFDYFTELKDQEVTFLTSSENINITQYQAAGFADVAKNSIYPITFREGEFTLAGKSISTYIPNIAQALTSIPGTLVTLTELTNNPTYQLSQLLSKYRQVGVAKNIQVNFSDISEKHWAKDYIAELAAMEIIGGYPDGTFRPNAPVTRAQLAAILQKVFIKSKVRKAISFQDVPQDYWAYDAIKETYEMGFFTVLNTRKFNPTQKLKRLDVLITLAKALNYKVTGATKQTLSVYSDASSIRNEHKNFIASLTENGVIINYPNQKSLNTAKLATRAEVCALIYRAMASAGEVADFPSQYAIKPIVK